tagATTGACTGCATTTTCACCTTGAAGATTCGCTCTTGAGTACAGATAAACCCGAGTATCTAGAAAATATTAAGACAAAGCATGCTCTAGATAATATAACAGtcgaatacattttatattttagaaaattaaaaattaaactggaGTTTGCAGTGAACATTTATGCGTAAATCCAGAAGGCGCCACAGAGATTTAAGAACTCAGAAGTCGGACCACCAGGTAATAATTGAATTGACATGTAACATATAGAGATAATAGATACATGAAGATAGTATGTGATTTAAAATCTATACCCGAATGGGTCATATCAATTAAAGTTCAactgtataaaacaaaataacatctGTCGCAGGGACGAAAAAAGTGAACTGATAAATCCAGTCCAGTTCAAATTTacctaaacataaaattcatTGGAATTTAAGTTATCTAGGACATGTTATGCCTTAAACGTTTTGTAATGAGATTGAACCCAGTGAACCATGAaccataccccccccccccccccggccCCTCCCCCACCACCATAGTCTGCATATGAAACATCTATACTAGCGAAACGTAAGTTGAAGAAATGCATTGGTGTAAAATAAGTATCTATTATCACTACCCAGTCAACAATATTGTGAATTTGAATACCGCACGTGGCAGGCGCGGAGTGAACATGACTTTAAATCTAAACTGACTAGGATTGTATGTTTTCAGTGGTTCTTTTTCGGCATTCCGGCTACCTAAGCCACAAAATAGCTCAATAGtactgaaagtggcgttaaacatcaatcaatcaataaataaataaataaatcgatCTAAAATAAATCACTCTTTGTGATAATATTGTTTCAAATCCtaaatataatagttattaaGAAACATGTCGTTAATAAATAAGCTTACTTTTCAAGCTGAATCATATTTTACTGagaatttgtttataattcatgacgtttatttttatgttgataattcttattttatgaAACTAAGTTGGACTAAATCTTTCATTTTGTacgaaaaaggtaaaaaaatcaactgtGTGTGTTCTACTGCTAGCACATAATATTAAGATAACAAGTCTTTTTACCCGCCCGTTAATGAGACGATGTAAGTTATACCGTAGTCTaactgtccgtctgtccgtccgtgcGTCGTCATTAAAATGTCGGACAAAACTCGTATGTCTGTGTGTatcttcaaaatatatattatacgcattataaaacaaacaaaatggaaAGGGTTGAGTCAATAAATGTCACCTTAAATAAAGAGCAAATCCAAACAGTATTATagtaagaaaaataaaaaagccaagcaataattattgataaatatgaaaggagtaggttcagtaagacccttTTTGGgcgcacttgtttctatccataggAAGGTAGGCTatccatataaatatttatatggatagtcgaccttcctatggatagaaacaagtgcctgtgtttttgggcccaaaatatagcagttttacaaaattatgaaaatgttatcgttaagctatttattggaaagtagaatgctgctacataaatatgggctgtttttgacaaaacaatgcacatatatcgggtactagcatcattaagtcatgctgaattactgaaatcttcacaatttcagcattttagttaaacttttatttagacggtttccgtcttaaatgaaagtggccgcattcgtgttcattcataatattgaaacgttagtagtatttgatgataatacataatatatatataaaggttgaggataaacacggatgcggccaatttcatttttgacaaaaaacacatCTGGAAGTGACGATTTTTgccatatttgatagatttttcatatttaagcttgagacggagcgtttttaatgacttaatcagttaaaatatttcacataaactaattaaatcaattgaaatagacacttaagtgtttaaaaagagtCTAAAATATTTCGTTAGATGAAGTTGAAAATTGATgacaaaatcggcccttacccgACCCACTCCTTtctcaaatgagaaaaaaaaacatcttttgtataacaatgttttatttaatcaaattatttgaaaaacaaagttaatatgaatttcaaattaaatttaaaaattgctCATATTCATTcttgaaaaaaactttattaCCGTTCACTTAATTTGTATGTTTTACATCGGTTTACACACTTCGTATGACAATCaatgtttgtcttttcagaTGTTTGGCGCTAAACCTACGGGATTTTTGTTTGGGTCACCTGTTGAAGCACCACAGACACCCGTGGAGAGGCATGATGTATGTACTGATGAGATTGACAACAAAAAGCGTTTGTCTCTTTTTTCTCAGCAcgatttaataattaaaatcgAAAATATAAAACTGCACGTGAACAAAGAACAGCTGATGGCCGAGTCACCAGTATTTGAGAAAATGTTTACGTCAGactttaaagaaaaagataaacaggAAATAGAATTGGAAGGAAAAGACCTGAACAGTTTTGTTGACTTTCTAAGGTGCACTTTACCAGgaattgatgaaaaattaacaGGTAACATAGAGTGTATTGTGGTGTTCACCAATGTTgtgcattattatttttattttgctacTAAATATCAGAATAAGAGGGGTTGGGTAGTTATTAAATGCAGGATTTAATACATTATTGTAGAAATCATTATCTACTAGACTAACTAtgctatagttgttaattctttttcatttgGTTTGTTAGCAATCTTCTTAGTTTTATAATACTTAGTCTAGAAGATGCCCGCGAAATCGTGGTACATTGGACAAGTGTTGAGACATAGAGTGTGGACATAGTAATGATGATGAAACGGTTAATGCATTTAGTTCTATTTTGTAAAGATATAAGAATGAGGAATATTATTCAAAAGAGCCCATTCATCttggttgaaaaataaaaatattaaataacctAAGAAAAGTTTggtatataaaaatgtaattttcagTAGTTTGTTACCCTTCTTAATTTCGTGAGCAGTACTTCGACTGCGCATGTGCGAAAGCACATCGTCACAGATCGATAACGGTCTCTGAAAGAAATTGCGTTTTCTGTGGGAAAAATCGTTTCAAAGACAAAGACACTTCAGTTATACGTCATAGCAAAAATATTTCAGACTTTCTATGAGGTTCCATGAAATCGGTCTCTTTCTTAAATGTAGAAGAGATTGACCATATAAATTTTAAGCAATTACACAATTGTTGTATTACATTTAATGAATTTTGACCTTGGGACCGTAAATTTAGTTTGACTCATCTGAAATTTCGACTCATCAAATTTCGACTCcaaatacatacatttatatctaACAAAGATTGGGACCACGTGAAAGCTTCGACTCTTTCTAAATTTCGAGTCAACCGAGTTCGAGACAACGAGAGTTAACTGTATTTAGGGAAGTAGAAGTTAATTCTGTAATTTAGTAGCGTTTGGTCATTAAAAATGACATTATTGCAGTTCGGACTAATTTATACTATATAAACTGTGCATTATTTTAAAGGTGGTATTCGCTTTCAACAACTGCGTATTACAACATTTGCATAACTCTCTACCAACATCAGCAATATAGGttcaattttcaatattcaacttAAGTGTACCACCACGCAATTAACTTAACAAGTATGCATTATATTAAACCGACGAGgatggtacatttgtatttcacGACCTTGACTAGACAGTACTATATTtttattcctgactttgtacagacatttttctatgtagaaaatgttggattaagCCTGCGgatattatatactagtatagctagctaaacatgtcacttgtatgacagtcgtataaaattccattatattaacaTTTGTAATATAAAGTTATCTATCACTTCTACTTGGTTGGCCTGTTTACAATTCAGACGAAAGGTCCTTCATTTATACTTTTGAGTTCGATTTCAGACGCCATACTGTCAAACACTGGTGTTGTCTCCTTTATTGTTGCAAACGACATAACATTTACATACGCCTACATCAAAATGTatcttggtatttttttttatagataaaacaGTTCAATCGGTGATTCCTCTGGCAGATGAATATCAAACGTCCAGCACACTGCGAAAGGCTGATCAGTTCCTTGCAGAGAAAACTAAAGCCATTGGGGATAAAATAACTTCTGAACAATTAATCAAGAACATCCTACAAGCAGAACTATATCAACTAACATCTTTCCTAGAAGAATCTCTAACCATTGCCTCCAGGAAATcgtttgaaaattttgtaaaaaatccaaaatttaatgaaattacaTCTGAAACTAGgttgaaaatttctttaaagcGTTGGAGCGACATGGATGCAGTTTTCAAATCAACAGGTCATCTTAACCATACATCAGAAAGTGTTGATTTCTATAAGTTTTACGATCAGCCGGTGCCGGCTACATCGCAGTTACAATCTACTAGCGGTGTGTTCGGTTCAGCCAGTGCCATGCCGGGGTATGGTAGTGGTTCACAACAAAGAGATCTAACCATTCGACTTAAACCGTTTATGCAGACAAATTAACCTAAATGGTCGAATTTGATATGATTAGTAACTACTATTGATTAGCTTATAACATTCCTACGTATCAGCTTATTTAGATTTgacattaaatttcatttttcattttcacttGTGTCAAATAAACTGTCTTTGCCTTACAAAACGTAcctttatttcacaaataaaaaataatctatattACAACAAACCATGCAAACGTATTATAAACGTGAAAATCTGCAACTGTAGTGTGATGAAAATATTTCACCAGTGTTTTGTTTCATCAGGGTTCAacttataattacttttatCTTGTTAAAACATTGTTGTGCGAACtcgtttattttgaatattgatcGGTTGTGTACTTtcggtttgttttgtttacattgctatggaaatttataatattaagAATCAGCAAACAAGGAAATATTCTGATCGGTAGTTGTAAAAATAAGGGCCATCATTCAAACATTTTAGCAACAAAGGTTATAGGTATTCTACAAACACTCATAGGAATAAGATATTTGGTATCGTCCAAAGTAAATGGTATGGTCCAATACTTAGTATAAAACCTAATGCGTTGTCATAAAAAGGGTCGCATTACGATATCCATATCAGTCATGTCTCAGTCATTACAGCTGAACGAATGTGCTGTGCCAGGTCCCCTTTACCCGCTATCTTCGATGAGGGTTTACAGTTAGATGTTCAACGACTTACTACTTTagatgacagaaaccaatccaAGCCGTACAGTATAGAAGTAGTAGTTGGCGTACCCGCTTCATCATGCACTTTAAAACCATTGTATCATGGAGAGTGTTATGCCGATTAAAGTCCGAGGGCTGTATCCTATGTGTTAGGTAATTGACCTACAATTCACTGCCTAGCGGCTTTGGTCCTGATAACGCTTCCTGTCATCTATAATACTGCGTCCGAGAACATCTACCAGTACTCCATCATCAAGGTAAGCGGGCTGCCAAGGTGACCAAACTGGCCCTGGAAGCAGCCGTTAGTGaagaaataacaacaaaatagtcaacaaaccaaaaacaactCACCAAAACTAAGATGACGGCCTACATAATGCGTCCTCCACTACTTGTTCCTGACCCACGgcataaaatatgttaaagctCCCCAAACGCCTTCCGGCACAGAACCGACCGTGCGAGGactgaaaagccagtcaaggtcgttaaacacttccatatatataaaaagggcCGCTTAAGGATTATTCAAGCATCAATAAGAAGCAAGATGGTAATTATTTTCACtgcataaaatattaattagatTCTGAATAAGAATATATCTGCGTATCCGAATAAGATTGCAGGAGTATATATGTCGAACATACACTACGGGTAAAAGGTAATGGGTGCAAATGAGACTGTACGGTTATAGTACACAGGTAGATACGTGAACCGTTAAACCTTAGAACAGAGAGTGCACTAGTTATGCCGTGCACAGGCAGAACAAGCCAGATAGCGCACAGGATAGAAATTCTTAGAAATAGCAGCGCATATGTCTAATAAAGCAAAGATTTGTATAGTGCATAGGTTAGCACTGATTGCTGCTGGACACATAAGGTCTGTGCGAAGACAAAAGAATAATACCTCGAATTTGATCTACGAATTCATCTGAATACCAGAATCAatgacaaaagagacgattttaattgtgaaattatttatttccgCAACCTTAGTAGCTGAATACCAACTTCATCTGCACATTGGATATACTTTCCAAACTCATTCTGTATTGAAGCGTTTGCAACTTCTTCACATACAATGTAAACCGTAACCAGTGTTTCAGCAGTAAATTGATAAATCAGGGTTATGTTAAAGAACGGTTCGacctttttcttaaaaagttcATCGGATATAAACCATcaccttgttgataaattttcaatatatttttttaccgtTAAGTAACTTACTTTAGCTCAATCAAATGTAAACAGTAACACCGGTCGttttctagatttagatatttcagTTTTCCAATAAGAACATATATTGGACTGTAACACCACAGTCACATGTTAGGGGAAGTTGGGGTCCCGCTAACATGTGTAACACCGCAATATTCTGTATGTATATGGCTGTCCAATGTTAAGAGTCTTTTTTATGGATATattaagaccgttagttttctcgttttaattaatttttaattgtcatttaattgttaatttttgtgttatttggtctctgaATTGTATGATGGTATGAAAAACAATGTAGAAATTCAATTAAGTTAAGACAAAAACGTATACTATAGGCAATCTGTATATTTCCTACGTGGGTATTGCTTTTTTGGTGGTTATTTTCCCTCATTGAGTTGCAGGCTCGCGATATACACATAAAAAGAATGTTGCTGACCTCAATATTTTGTGTCACTGCAGTCACCCATCTTTCAGCCTGGAACAGTTAAATTGAAACATCAGTTTCGAAcaaaaattaactgacaaaaATCACCGATATAAGAGCATTTCCCGTTTCTTCATTCTTGCTAGTGAATTTGCTACACATAgtgtattttgtgtatttacaaccactgggtcgatgccgctgctggtggacatttatttccccgaaggtatcacaagcccagtagtcagcactgtttgtgctgacatgaattatcattgattttgttatacttacaaattaactgtttacaacattttgatttttttttaaatactaaggctattctacctcaggcatagattaccttagctgtatttggcagaacttttaggattttttttccccaatgctcttcaacttcgtactttatttggcctttttaactttttgggattcgagcgtcactgatgagtcttttgtagacgaacaatgcgtctggtgtatatatataaagtttagtcctggtatctatgatgagtttaattgttCTAGTAGAGTAACCGTATGTCTTGGTAACAAGTATTATAAGTAAGCTATCAAGAAAACGTTTGTTCCCGcaagtatttataaaaaaaaatgtttatgcaGAGGCTGTTTGGAAGGCTGAATAaactcttttataaattgttggcgcttttttatttattttctgtaggaagtttgattttcattaatgattCATCTCCCTTGCTTAAAAGACCGTTGACTATTAAATAGGTTTTATACGTAAATTTATTAACTTTTCAGGAATGATATCAGCGGCTGCAGTTTCACCATCAACAACTACTACAGTCCTGCAAACCACGACTTCTTCTACTACAGTTTAACCATCAACGAATACTACAGTCCTGCCAACCACGACTTCTTCTACTACAGTTTAACCATCAACGACTACAACAGTCCTGCCAACCACGACGTCTTCTACTACAGTTTTACCATCAACAACTACTACAGTCCTGCCAACAACGACCTATTCTACTACAGTCATACCATTAACGACTACCACAGTCCTGCCAACAACGACGTCTTCTACTACAGTTTTACCATCAACAACTACTACAGTCCTGCCAACAACGACCTATTCTACTACAGTCATACCATTAACGACTACTACAGTCCTGCCAACAACGACTTCTTCTACTACAGTTTTCCCAACAGCGACAGCTACTACAGTCCTGCCAACCACGACTTCTTCTACTACAGTTTCACCATCAACGACTACTACAGTCCTGCCAACCACGACTTCTTCTACTACAGTTTCACCATCAACGACTACAACAGTCCTGCCAACAACGACTTCTTCTACTACAGTTTTACCATCAACGACTACTACAGTCCTGCCAACCACGACTTCTTCTACTACAGTTTCACCATCAACGACTACTACAGTCCTGCCAACCACGACTTCTTCTACTACAGTTTCACCATCAACGACTACAACAGTCCTGCCAACAACGACTTCTTCTACTACAGTTTTACCATCAACGACTACAACAGTCCTGCCAACAACGACTTCTTCTACTACAGTTTAACCATCAACAACTACTACAGTCCTGCCAACCACGACTTCTTCTACTACAGTTTTACCCTCAACAACTACTACAGTCCTTCCAACCACGACTTCTTTTACTACAGTTTTACCATCAACAACTACTACAGTCCTGCCAACAACGACTTCTTCTACTACAGTTTTACCATCAACGACTACTACAGTCCTGCCAACAACGACTTCTTCTACTACAGTTTCATCATCAACAACTACTACAGTCCTGCCAACAACGACTTCTTCTACTACAGTTTCATCATCAACAACTACTACAGTCCTGCCAACAACGACTTCTTCTACTACAGTTTTACCATCAACGACTACTACAGTCCTGCCAACAACGACTTCTTCTACTACAGTTTTACCATCAACGACTACTACAGTCCTGCCAACAACGACTCCTTCTAATACAGTTTTCCCAACAGCAACAACTACTACTATCACAATCCTTCCAACCACGACAATTGTTTATCACACAGTAACGTCAACTATAAGTGTCACGCCAACAACAACTGCGTGTCTATCAACCACGACTACTTTATATCAACCAACACCAACTACTATTTACCAACCAACTACGACCACTGTTTGCCAACCAACTATGCCAACTGCTTATCAACCAACCAAGACCTATATTTACCCATCGGCCATGGCAACTGTTTACCAACCAACAGCAACACATGTTTACTCACCAAAACGAATTTATAAAAAACCTTATTGGACCCGTAGAGCAAAGAAGCCACGTCGTAAATATGGAAAAAGATACTGATTCAAATCTGATCAGAACTTAATAAAAGTTAGCCTTAAATCTTTTAAAGTGCGTTATTTTGCATAAAGTTTTTGACATATAATACTGCAGTtggatttttatatttcagtgaTGTTTTCtaccattttgttttgttttcatttaataggAGAGTGGTAGCTTTCAATAAGACGCCTAGTAAACAACTTTAGTGTATCCAACCTTACATACggctatattatatattattcgaaagcttattacctCTTCTTTCTTTTTCCCCCGATCGTCAATAAATCGAaaaaatcaaggtcaaaggtttaAATTGAACATTACTTAATTTTACCATACTTCCAAATCAAATGCAACCTTAAATGTTGATTGTGCTATATGTGCAGAaaattgcatttcttttttttttataaatttggaaaatgcaataaaatctgaatattttctcaagtttgaatatttgtatttcataaatataataGATTTATCGTTAATAGGTCgaggttttttttcatcattttaaacTGCATCTCATATGACATGTATGGTATAGGTCAATATGAAACCTTCTAATGAAGCTTTTGCAGTTCCCAAAGACATTACTATCTGAAAATGaggattattttgattttattgactAGATAATATTGccaatatcgacaaataatggTCAACCATATTTGCATAAAAAGGGTAAAGGAAgagctttttaaaagaaataaaaaaggtatgttttgcaaaatttggtttTCCGATGTTGAAAGACGTGTTACGCAGTTTATTCTCGTTCAATGTTTGAAAGAAAACTGTATGTGCCATGCGCTTTTTAATGTTAAATCCGGCGATTTCCTTTTAATGTTAGACCACTATTGCATGCTTTATtaatggattttttaaatatggctGAACATTTATAATTCTGATTAATTAATTAGGATTAAATACCTAATACCTTTCCTGAGCAACTATAATCACCATACTGGTTTGTGTCGTGTTTGTACATTTTGGTATAGTGTTTTAAGA
The genomic region above belongs to Mytilus trossulus isolate FHL-02 chromosome 7, PNRI_Mtr1.1.1.hap1, whole genome shotgun sequence and contains:
- the LOC134724771 gene encoding uncharacterized protein LOC134724771; protein product: MRKSRRRHRDLRTQKSDHQMFGAKPTGFLFGSPVEAPQTPVERHDVCTDEIDNKKRLSLFSQHDLIIKIENIKLHVNKEQLMAESPVFEKMFTSDFKEKDKQEIELEGKDLNSFVDFLRCTLPGIDEKLTDKTVQSVIPLADEYQTSSTLRKADQFLAEKTKAIGDKITSEQLIKNILQAELYQLTSFLEESLTIASRKSFENFVKNPKFNEITSETRLKISLKRWSDMDAVFKSTGHLNHTSESVDFYKFYDQPVPATSQLQSTSGVFGSASAMPGYGSGSQQRDLTIRLKPFMQTN